In a single window of the Labilithrix sp. genome:
- a CDS encoding metallophosphoesterase, with the protein MRYLGFFVVAVLVMGASHRYVWARLVRDAGLPQPWSRVATVAIVVLYVLLMGSFVLVRTLHRSIGAPLMWITYTWLGVLFFMVLSLGLSDLARVITMRVQGSGTIDDPERRMAISRLFAGGAAMLGLGASAVGLASVLAPVAVKRVKVTLDRLTKASSGTRIVQLTDVHVGPTIGKAYVDQVVQRVNELDADVVVITGDLVDGSVEDLKEHVAPLGTMKNKHGIYFVTGNHEYYSGAGAWIRYLESIGIKVLANEHVRIGGADGFDLVGIDDPSSGTQDLRKALEGREADRACVLLSHQPRGIALAEKLGVDLQLSGHTHGGQLFPWNFMVRLQQPFVAGLHKLERAQIYVSSGTGYWGPPMRVGTSAEITEIELLAS; encoded by the coding sequence ATGCGTTATCTCGGCTTCTTCGTCGTCGCGGTCCTCGTGATGGGCGCGTCCCATCGCTACGTCTGGGCGCGCCTCGTGCGCGACGCGGGGCTGCCGCAGCCGTGGTCGCGCGTCGCCACGGTCGCGATCGTCGTCCTGTACGTGCTCCTGATGGGGAGCTTCGTCCTCGTGCGGACGCTGCATCGCTCGATCGGCGCGCCGCTCATGTGGATCACGTACACGTGGCTCGGCGTCCTCTTCTTCATGGTGCTCTCGCTCGGGCTCTCCGACCTCGCGCGCGTGATCACGATGCGCGTCCAGGGCAGCGGCACGATCGACGATCCCGAGCGGCGGATGGCGATCTCGCGTCTGTTCGCCGGCGGCGCGGCGATGCTCGGCCTCGGCGCGAGCGCGGTCGGCCTCGCGAGCGTGCTCGCGCCGGTCGCGGTGAAGCGGGTGAAGGTCACGCTCGATCGGCTCACGAAGGCGTCGTCCGGCACGCGCATCGTGCAGCTCACCGACGTCCACGTCGGCCCCACGATCGGCAAGGCGTACGTCGACCAGGTCGTCCAGCGCGTGAACGAGCTCGACGCCGACGTCGTCGTCATCACCGGCGACCTCGTCGACGGATCGGTCGAGGACCTGAAGGAGCACGTCGCGCCGCTCGGCACGATGAAGAACAAGCACGGCATCTACTTCGTGACCGGCAATCACGAGTACTACTCCGGCGCCGGCGCCTGGATCCGGTACCTCGAGAGCATCGGGATCAAGGTCCTCGCGAACGAGCACGTCCGCATCGGCGGAGCGGACGGGTTCGACCTCGTCGGGATCGACGACCCTTCGTCCGGTACGCAGGATCTGCGTAAGGCGCTGGAGGGCCGCGAAGCGGATCGCGCATGTGTTCTCCTCTCCCATCAGCCGCGCGGCATCGCGCTCGCCGAGAAGCTCGGCGTGGACCTCCAGCTCTCGGGCCACACCCACGGCGGGCAGCTGTTCCCCTGGAATTTCATGGTCCGTTTGCAGCAGCCGTTCGTCGCCGGCCTCCACAAGCTCGAGCGCGCGCAGATCTACGTCAGCTCCGGCACCGGGTACTGGGGCCCGCCGATGCGTGTAGGCACGTCGGCGGAGATCACCGAGATCGAGCTGTTGGCCTCTTGA
- a CDS encoding GGDEF domain-containing protein — MSAVSYPPPSSAAAWQLIRDDVFDRILDDAELERLVTDKARTTSEPHAEIVRVMLGMNLSEDEARSLFHRAMRHRQEMSRALGRPVHIRVAALDLLVSRPASRRNPRDSRPVMVAPAFLERALVEAGSDSVTGLPRAAHYMNLLEHELRQRGRSVVVVYIDLDGFKRVNDQLGHARGDDVLRTMAEAARSVLRRGDLLARVGGDEFALLLDASPEEARSIVERLRSRFEELTAPLGTSFSAGVAIADGTSAAAELVARADRAMYEEKRERKARRG; from the coding sequence ATGTCCGCCGTGTCGTATCCGCCCCCGTCGAGCGCAGCCGCGTGGCAGCTCATTCGGGACGACGTGTTCGACCGCATCCTCGACGATGCGGAGCTCGAGCGCCTCGTCACGGACAAGGCGCGCACGACGAGCGAGCCGCACGCGGAGATCGTCCGCGTCATGCTCGGGATGAACTTGAGCGAGGACGAGGCGCGTTCGCTGTTCCATCGCGCGATGCGGCACCGGCAGGAGATGTCGCGCGCGCTCGGGCGCCCGGTCCACATCCGCGTCGCCGCGCTCGACCTCCTCGTCTCGCGCCCCGCGAGCCGCCGCAACCCGCGCGACAGCCGCCCCGTCATGGTCGCCCCCGCGTTTCTCGAGCGCGCCCTCGTCGAGGCAGGCTCCGACAGCGTGACGGGGCTCCCGCGCGCGGCGCACTACATGAACCTGCTCGAGCACGAGCTCCGCCAGCGCGGTCGCTCGGTCGTGGTCGTGTACATCGACCTCGACGGCTTCAAGCGCGTGAACGACCAGCTCGGGCACGCGCGCGGCGACGACGTGCTCCGCACGATGGCGGAGGCGGCGCGCTCGGTGCTCCGTCGCGGCGACCTCCTCGCGCGCGTCGGCGGCGACGAGTTCGCGCTCCTCCTCGACGCGTCGCCCGAAGAGGCGCGCAGCATCGTCGAGCGCCTGCGGTCGCGCTTCGAGGAGCTCACCGCGCCGCTCGGCACCTCGTTCTCGGCCGGCGTCGCGATCGCGGACGGCACGTCTGCGGCGGCGGAGCTCGTCGCGCGGGCCGATCGCGCGATGTACGAAGAGAAGCGGGAGCGCAAGGCGCGTCGAGGCTAA
- a CDS encoding DUF2236 domain-containing protein — MPIFPTRYVNLARARELYGDRVDRLGHHLTKSDDLADEVITSFASLARGEGWRLFERALRGDVAAAAPAPLCRLIEEAAHVPAWLDWRTADKGGELLMRSGALGGAVLGARSLVLGYASPGGNKPLVMSGRLVEQANRRLNETARFVQAVCRPSGMRPFAEGWQITLKVRLIHAQVRKMILSSGKWRTADWGLPANQHDLAGTTLLFSASIIDGLRALGMQVSSAEAESYIHLWRWVGRVIGVDADVLPASEPEAMRLADLIETTMGEPDQDSRDLTKALFDAGVKDARSARELRAAKRAQVFGWLICRELVGDDLADKLGVPRQTARFAMPLVKRFIGAVEKATRVVPFGERSAVAAGMHYWDRVVEIGLRGATYDFPLPVSLGNLAA, encoded by the coding sequence GTGCCTATCTTCCCCACGCGCTACGTGAACCTCGCGCGCGCGCGCGAGCTCTACGGCGATCGCGTCGACCGGCTCGGGCATCACCTCACGAAGAGCGACGACCTCGCGGACGAGGTCATCACCTCCTTCGCATCGCTCGCGCGCGGGGAAGGCTGGCGCCTCTTCGAGCGCGCCCTCCGCGGCGACGTCGCGGCCGCCGCGCCGGCGCCGCTCTGCCGCCTCATCGAAGAAGCCGCCCACGTCCCCGCGTGGCTCGACTGGAGGACGGCCGACAAAGGCGGCGAGCTCCTCATGCGCTCGGGCGCGCTCGGCGGCGCGGTGCTCGGCGCGCGCTCGCTCGTCCTCGGCTACGCGTCGCCGGGCGGGAACAAGCCGCTCGTGATGTCGGGGCGCCTCGTCGAGCAAGCGAACCGCCGCCTCAACGAGACCGCGCGCTTCGTCCAGGCGGTGTGCCGTCCGTCCGGCATGCGGCCGTTCGCGGAGGGCTGGCAGATCACGCTGAAGGTCCGCCTCATCCACGCGCAGGTCCGCAAGATGATCCTCTCGAGCGGGAAGTGGCGCACCGCGGACTGGGGCCTCCCCGCCAACCAGCACGACCTCGCCGGGACGACGCTCCTCTTCTCCGCGTCGATCATCGACGGGCTCCGCGCGCTCGGGATGCAGGTCTCCTCCGCGGAGGCGGAGAGCTACATCCATCTCTGGCGCTGGGTCGGGCGCGTGATCGGCGTCGACGCGGACGTCTTGCCCGCGTCGGAGCCGGAGGCGATGCGCCTCGCCGATCTGATCGAGACGACGATGGGCGAGCCCGATCAGGACTCGCGCGACCTCACGAAGGCGCTCTTCGACGCCGGGGTGAAGGACGCCCGGAGCGCGCGCGAGCTCCGCGCCGCCAAGCGCGCGCAGGTCTTCGGGTGGCTCATCTGCCGCGAGCTCGTCGGCGACGACCTCGCCGACAAGCTCGGCGTGCCGCGGCAGACGGCGCGGTTCGCGATGCCGCTCGTGAAGCGGTTCATCGGCGCGGTCGAGAAGGCCACGCGCGTGGTCCCGTTCGGGGAGCGGAGCGCGGTCGCGGCGGGGATGCACTACTGGGACCGCGTGGTGGAGATCGGTCTCCGCGGAGCGACGTACGACTTCCCGCTGCCCGTCTCGCTCGGCAACCTCGCGGCGTGA
- a CDS encoding alpha/beta fold hydrolase yields the protein MARTTELRFDVGAHGKTSGAVYRAADPVGATLVFAHGAGAPRTHPFVVGLAKKLAARGVDVVTFNFLYAEAGRRAPDRVELLETCWRAAIAKVRARTGLETSPLFVGGKSMGGRIATRVAGAKEGLVIDGVVCVGYPLHPPGKPDVARAEILSVDLPLLVVQGTRDAFGGAAVLKKYLRRRANARVVAIEDGDHSLEVPKRAERDALAEAADAIATFVKRLVKEGGA from the coding sequence GTGGCTCGGACCACGGAGCTCAGGTTCGACGTAGGCGCGCACGGCAAGACGAGCGGCGCGGTGTACCGCGCGGCCGATCCCGTCGGCGCGACGCTCGTCTTCGCGCACGGCGCGGGCGCGCCGCGGACGCACCCGTTCGTGGTGGGGCTCGCGAAGAAGCTCGCGGCGCGCGGCGTCGACGTCGTCACGTTCAACTTCCTCTACGCCGAGGCCGGCAGGAGGGCGCCCGATCGCGTGGAGCTCCTCGAGACGTGCTGGCGCGCCGCGATCGCGAAGGTGCGCGCGCGCACGGGGCTCGAGACCTCGCCGCTCTTCGTCGGCGGAAAGTCGATGGGCGGGCGCATCGCGACGCGCGTCGCGGGGGCGAAGGAGGGACTCGTCATCGACGGCGTGGTCTGCGTCGGCTATCCGCTCCATCCGCCGGGCAAGCCGGACGTGGCGCGCGCCGAGATCCTCTCCGTCGATCTGCCGCTCCTCGTCGTGCAAGGCACGCGCGACGCGTTCGGCGGCGCCGCGGTCCTGAAGAAGTACCTGCGGCGGCGGGCGAACGCGCGCGTCGTCGCGATCGAGGACGGCGATCACTCGCTCGAGGTGCCGAAGAGAGCGGAGCGTGACGCGCTCGCCGAAGCGGCGGACGCGATCGCGACGTTCGTGAAGAGGCTCGTGAAGGAGGGGGGCGCATGA
- a CDS encoding SDR family oxidoreductase — protein sequence MSAIDGGTVLVTGASSGIGMEIARAVAPRANCVVLVARRLARLDELKEELTKSHPSLRVETIACDLSDRDAAKKLPAEVTARGLAVDVLVNNAGVGMMGAFDRADPDKLLAMIDLNVTSLTILTRALLPAMVEKGRGGVINVSSGFGVAVMPSFAAYVATKHYVTGLSEALVSDLAGTGVVVTQVLPGPVATEFEQQIGNYTGRRAPGIVEISAARCARATIRGFDRGRAMVVPGVLISLALLVNALSPRFMRRLFASILGRVARRKEAEATAG from the coding sequence ATGAGCGCGATCGACGGCGGGACGGTGCTGGTGACGGGCGCGTCGTCCGGGATCGGGATGGAGATCGCGCGCGCCGTCGCGCCGCGCGCGAATTGTGTCGTCCTCGTCGCGCGGCGCCTCGCGCGCCTCGACGAGCTGAAGGAGGAGCTCACGAAGTCGCATCCGTCGCTTCGGGTCGAGACCATCGCGTGCGATCTCTCCGACCGCGACGCGGCGAAGAAGCTCCCCGCCGAGGTCACGGCGCGCGGGCTCGCGGTCGACGTCCTCGTGAACAACGCCGGCGTTGGAATGATGGGCGCCTTCGATCGCGCGGACCCCGACAAGCTGCTCGCGATGATCGATCTGAACGTGACGAGCCTCACGATCCTCACGCGCGCGCTCCTCCCCGCGATGGTGGAGAAGGGGCGCGGCGGCGTCATCAACGTCAGCTCCGGCTTCGGCGTCGCGGTGATGCCTTCGTTCGCCGCGTACGTCGCGACGAAGCACTACGTGACGGGCCTCTCCGAGGCGCTGGTCTCCGACCTCGCCGGCACGGGCGTCGTCGTCACCCAGGTCCTGCCCGGTCCGGTCGCGACCGAGTTCGAGCAGCAGATCGGGAACTACACCGGGAGGCGAGCGCCCGGGATCGTGGAAATCAGCGCGGCCCGCTGCGCGCGCGCGACGATCCGCGGCTTCGATCGTGGCCGCGCGATGGTCGTGCCCGGGGTCCTGATCAGCTTGGCCCTGCTGGTGAATGCCCTCAGTCCGCGTTTCATGCGACGCCTCTTCGCATCGATCCTCGGTCGCGTCGCGCGCCGGAAAGAGGCGGAGGCCACCGCCGGATGA
- a CDS encoding response regulator, giving the protein MSFQPKRPSSPSNPAVRPPTSQSPGGAPSTRPHNVRDAAAEAHALGGGAVARPSAAVAKGPGKKTIFIVHPDADLRSRLRTVLEAWYDVMEAKDGMEAVEMSSSMAAPGMIVSDTAMPRVDGFTLAKILRNNPVMKKVPIMFVSAQHSPQHVTQALVIGVSQYLPKSTPVAQIAEKIRKIVV; this is encoded by the coding sequence ATGAGCTTCCAGCCTAAACGTCCATCCTCGCCCTCGAATCCGGCTGTCCGTCCGCCCACCTCCCAGAGCCCGGGGGGCGCGCCGTCGACGCGTCCGCACAACGTTCGCGATGCCGCCGCCGAGGCGCACGCGCTCGGTGGCGGCGCCGTCGCGCGTCCGTCCGCTGCGGTCGCGAAGGGGCCGGGCAAGAAGACGATCTTCATCGTCCACCCCGACGCCGATCTGCGGAGCCGCCTCCGCACCGTGCTCGAGGCTTGGTACGACGTCATGGAGGCGAAGGACGGCATGGAGGCGGTCGAGATGTCGAGCTCGATGGCCGCGCCCGGCATGATCGTCTCGGACACGGCGATGCCGCGCGTCGACGGCTTCACGCTCGCGAAGATCCTCCGCAACAACCCGGTGATGAAGAAGGTGCCGATCATGTTCGTGTCGGCGCAGCACTCGCCGCAGCACGTCACGCAGGCGCTCGTCATCGGGGTGAGCCAGTACCTGCCGAAGAGCACTCCGGTCGCGCAGATCGCGGAGAAGATCCGGAAGATCGTGGTCTGA
- a CDS encoding SUMF1/EgtB/PvdO family nonheme iron enzyme: MNLPTSNIKAIFAAAFFTIALGPTETAPDFVPASEPPPIPLQEQPPPKEIDPVAPSPCGGDMILVDGDACPDAAQVCLKWIDPPPYSNLRCAEYAKPVTCKVPRVHRRFCIDREEYVQDKDSELPLVGKNWNEAQDICKARGARLCKESEWEFACEGVDMSPYPYGWKRDSTVCNFDKTNLGGREDKLHDLRAKVSDYPDCKSPFGVRHMVGNVDEWVEREGMSAPNRSALRGGWWLPGRNRCRAATTAHAEDYAGKQVGFRCCKEAPPPDAQ; the protein is encoded by the coding sequence TTGAACCTCCCGACTTCGAACATCAAAGCAATTTTCGCCGCGGCATTTTTCACCATCGCGCTCGGTCCGACGGAAACGGCGCCCGACTTCGTCCCTGCGAGCGAGCCACCGCCGATCCCACTTCAGGAGCAGCCGCCTCCAAAGGAGATCGACCCCGTCGCCCCCAGCCCGTGCGGCGGCGACATGATCCTCGTCGACGGCGACGCGTGTCCCGACGCGGCGCAGGTGTGTCTGAAGTGGATCGATCCGCCGCCGTACTCGAACCTGCGCTGCGCCGAGTACGCGAAACCTGTAACATGCAAGGTTCCGCGCGTTCATCGCCGCTTCTGCATCGACCGCGAGGAGTACGTCCAGGACAAGGACAGCGAGCTCCCCCTCGTCGGCAAGAACTGGAACGAGGCGCAGGACATCTGCAAGGCGCGCGGCGCGCGGCTCTGCAAGGAGAGCGAGTGGGAGTTCGCGTGCGAGGGCGTCGACATGAGCCCGTACCCCTACGGCTGGAAGCGCGACTCGACGGTCTGCAACTTCGACAAGACGAACCTCGGCGGGCGGGAGGACAAGCTCCACGACCTCCGCGCGAAGGTCAGCGACTACCCCGACTGCAAGAGCCCCTTCGGCGTCCGCCACATGGTCGGCAACGTCGACGAGTGGGTCGAGCGCGAAGGCATGTCCGCCCCGAACCGCTCCGCCCTCCGCGGCGGCTGGTGGCTCCCCGGCCGCAACCGCTGCCGCGCCGCCACCACCGCCCACGCCGAAGACTACGCCGGCAAACAGGTCGGCTTCCGCTGCTGCAAGGAAGCCCCACCCCCCGACGCGCAGTGA
- a CDS encoding AMP-binding protein, which produces MATAKLVHEVLFDTAKRYGDRPALRVKRDGAWRTMTWSAYEKDARRAARSFLKLGIAQGSGVAIIGYNSPEWLVADVGAILAGAMPAGIYTTNTPEQVRYITAHCDAKIAFGDTPEQIEKFIDQAEHMPKLEVLVQMLGAPKERKRGRLEVLSWDEFMKLGDETPEAELDSRLAAQKLDDVATLIYTSGTTGEPKAVMITHRNLTWTSAATVEAMGFDQSTVSISYLPLSHIAEQVLTVHLPMAVGTLVYFAESLEKLPDALQEVRPTAFLGVPRVWEKIQAKMMAAGAQAKPAQKKIVAWAKKVGLAAGYAEQKGVARPLTYPIAKKLVFDKVRARLGLDRARICVTSAAPISKDTLEFFLSLGIPLLEVYGMSECTGPATYSPPDDYRTGKTGIVLPGAELKIAEDGEICMRGQHVFKGYLKDEEATKNALDADGWLHSGDIGEIDKDGFLKITDRKKDLLITAGGENIAPQVLEGHLKAIPVVGQAVVVGDRMKYLAALVTLDPERVLTEAALCGSPAKTIAEAATCETFKTHLQKQIDEVNKGLARVQTIKKFVVVPTEFTIDGGELTPTMKVKRKVVNEKYKQEIASMYASAE; this is translated from the coding sequence ATGGCGACGGCAAAGCTGGTCCACGAGGTCCTGTTCGATACCGCGAAGCGCTATGGCGACCGCCCGGCGTTGCGCGTCAAACGCGACGGCGCGTGGCGCACGATGACGTGGAGCGCCTACGAGAAGGACGCGCGAAGAGCGGCGCGTTCGTTCCTCAAGCTCGGCATTGCGCAGGGGAGCGGCGTCGCGATCATCGGCTACAACTCGCCCGAGTGGCTGGTGGCGGATGTAGGCGCCATCCTCGCCGGCGCGATGCCGGCGGGCATCTACACGACCAACACGCCGGAGCAGGTCCGCTACATCACCGCGCACTGCGACGCGAAGATCGCGTTCGGCGACACGCCGGAGCAGATCGAAAAATTCATCGACCAGGCCGAGCACATGCCGAAGCTCGAAGTGCTGGTGCAGATGCTCGGCGCGCCGAAGGAGCGGAAGCGCGGCCGGCTCGAGGTCCTCTCGTGGGACGAGTTCATGAAGCTCGGAGACGAGACGCCCGAGGCCGAGCTCGACTCGCGCCTCGCGGCGCAGAAGCTCGATGACGTCGCGACGCTCATCTACACCTCGGGCACGACCGGCGAGCCGAAGGCGGTGATGATCACGCACCGCAACCTGACGTGGACGTCGGCGGCGACGGTCGAGGCGATGGGCTTCGACCAATCCACGGTGTCGATCAGCTACCTCCCGCTGAGCCACATCGCCGAGCAGGTCCTCACGGTTCACCTCCCGATGGCGGTGGGGACGCTCGTGTACTTCGCGGAGAGCCTCGAGAAGCTGCCCGACGCGCTCCAGGAGGTGCGGCCGACCGCGTTCCTCGGCGTGCCGCGCGTCTGGGAGAAGATCCAGGCGAAGATGATGGCGGCGGGCGCGCAGGCCAAGCCGGCGCAGAAGAAGATCGTCGCGTGGGCGAAGAAGGTGGGCCTCGCCGCAGGCTACGCCGAGCAGAAGGGCGTGGCGCGTCCGCTCACGTACCCGATCGCGAAGAAGCTCGTCTTCGACAAGGTCCGCGCGCGCCTCGGCCTCGATCGCGCCCGCATCTGCGTCACCTCCGCGGCGCCGATCTCGAAGGACACCCTCGAGTTCTTCCTCTCGCTCGGCATCCCCCTCCTCGAGGTGTACGGCATGAGCGAGTGCACCGGCCCCGCGACGTATTCGCCGCCCGACGACTACCGCACCGGCAAGACCGGCATCGTCCTCCCCGGCGCCGAGCTCAAGATCGCGGAGGACGGCGAGATCTGCATGCGCGGCCAGCACGTCTTCAAGGGCTACCTGAAGGACGAGGAGGCGACGAAGAACGCGCTCGACGCGGACGGCTGGCTCCACTCCGGCGACATCGGCGAAATCGATAAAGACGGCTTCCTCAAGATCACCGACCGCAAGAAGGACCTCCTCATCACCGCCGGCGGCGAGAACATCGCGCCGCAGGTGCTCGAAGGACACCTCAAGGCGATCCCGGTCGTGGGGCAGGCCGTCGTTGTCGGCGACCGCATGAAGTACCTCGCCGCGCTCGTCACGCTCGACCCCGAGCGTGTCCTCACCGAGGCCGCGCTCTGCGGGAGCCCGGCCAAGACGATCGCCGAGGCCGCGACGTGCGAGACCTTCAAGACGCACCTGCAGAAGCAGATCGACGAGGTGAACAAGGGCCTCGCGCGCGTCCAGACGATCAAGAAGTTCGTCGTCGTCCCGACCGAGTTCACCATCGACGGCGGCGAGCTCACCCCGACGATGAAGGTGAAGCGCAAGGTCGTGAACGAGAAGTACAAGCAGGAGATCGCCTCGATGTACGCGAGCGCGGAGTAG